From Falco peregrinus isolate bFalPer1 unplaced genomic scaffold, bFalPer1.pri scaffold_19, whole genome shotgun sequence, a single genomic window includes:
- the LOC129783292 gene encoding vigilin-like translates to MSSVALLTQESFAEHRSGLTQQQVKVTALNSEEEKDPPTYEEAFPALPEKAPCLEAAREPAGPWSKIRPIKASVITQVFHVPLEERKYKGMNQFGEGEQAKICLDIMRKTGAHLELSLAKDQGLSIVVSGKAEAVTKARKQIVARLQTQASATVAIPKEHHRFVIGKKGERLQDLKLKTATKMQVPRPDDPSNQIKISGTKEGIEKARHEILLISAEQDKRAVERLDVEKVYHPFIAGPYNKLVRELMQDTGTRINIPPPSVNKTEIVFTGEKEQLAQAVARVKKIYEEKKKKTTTIAVEVKKSQHKYVIGPKGNSLQEILEKTGVSVEIPPTDSSSETLILRGEPEKLGQALAEVYAKANSFTVSSVSAPSWLHRFIIGKKGQNLAKITQQMPKVHIKFTGGEDNITLEGPTEDVHVAQEQIEAMVKELVSWRGRPETDEAIEKSTYEVVECTIRY, encoded by the exons ATGAGCTCGGTGGCACTTTTGACCCAGGAGAGCTTTGCCGAACACCGCAGTGGCTTGACgcagcagcaggtgaaag TAACAGCTTTAAactctgaagaagagaaggatccTCCCACCTACGAGGAAGCCTTCCCTGCGCTCCCTGAGAAAGCACCATGTTTGGAAGCTGCCCGGGAACCTGCTGGGCCCTGGAGCAAAATCCGGCCAATAAAGGCTTCTGTCATCACTCAG GTGTTCCATGTGccactggaggagaggaaataCAAGGGCATGAATCAGTTTGGAGAAGGCGAGCAGGCCAAGATCTGCCTTGACATCATGCGGAAGACGGGAGCTCACCTGGAGCTGTCTCTCGCAAAGGACCAGGGCCTTTCGATCGTGGTCTCTGGCAAGGCGGAAGCAGTCACGAAGGCTCGGAAGCAGATTGTCGCTCGACTGCAGACTCAG GCTTCAGCGACAGTTGCCATCCCCAAGGAGCACCACCGTTTTGTCATTGGAAAGAAGGGTGAGAGGCTGCAGGACCTGAAGCTCAAAACTGCAACCAAAATGCAGGTCCCCCGCCCAGATGACCCCAGCAACCAGATCAAGATCAGCGGCACTAAAGAAGGGATTGAGAAGGCCCGGCACGAGATCCTGCTTATCTCCGCTGAGCAG GATAAGCGTGCCGTGGAGCGGCTGGACGTGGAGAAAGTGTACCACCCTTTCATTGCTGGCCCTTACAACAAGCTGGTGAGGGAGCTCATGCAGGACACAGGGACGCGCATCAACATTCCTCCACCCAGTGTCAACAAGACCGAGATAGTCTTCACCGGAGAAAAGGAGCAACTAGCCCAGGCTGTGGCTCGCGTTAAGAAGATCTATGAGGAGAAG aaaaagaagactaCTACTATTGCAGTGGAGGTGAAGAAGTCCCAGCACAAGTATGTCATCGGCCCCAAGGGGAATTCCCTGCAGGAGATCTTGGAGAAGACTGGAGTCTCTGTCGAGATCCCACCCACTGACAGTAGCTCGGAGACGCTGATACTGCGAGGCGAGCCTGAAAAACTTGGGCAAGCATTGGCTGAAGTCTATGCAAAG gcCAACAGTTTTACCGTCTCCTCGGTCTCTGCCCCCTCTTGGCTTCATCGTTTCATTAttggaaagaaaggacagaaccTGGCCAAAATAACTCAGCAGATGCCAAAG GTTCACATCAAATTCACTGGAGGagaggataacatcactttggaaggacctacagaagatgtgcatgtggctcaggaacagattgAAGCCATGgtcaaggaactggtgagctgga GGGGCCGGCCAGAGACGGACGAAGCGATTGAAAAGTCAACGTATGAAGTGGTGGAATGCACTATTAGATACTAG
- the LOC129783294 gene encoding vigilin-like, producing MSSVALLTQESFAEHRSGLTQQQVKVTALNSEEEKDPPTYEEAFPALPEKAPCLEAAREPAGPWSKIRPIKASVITQVFHVPLEERKYKGMNQFGEGEQAKICLDIMRKTGAHLELSLAKDQGLSIVVSGKAEAVTKARKQIVARLQTQASATVAIPKEHHRFVIGKKGERLQDLKLKTATKMQVPRPDDPSNQIKISGTKEGIEKARHEILLISAEQDKRAVERLDVEKVYHPFIAGPYNKLVRELMQDTGTRINIPPPSVNKTEIVFTGEKEQLAQAVARVKKIYEEKKKKTTTIAVEVKKSQHKYVIGPKGNSLQEILEKTGVSVEIPPTDSSSETLILRGEPEKLGQALAEVYAKANSFTVSSVSAPSWLHRFIIGKKGQNLAKITQQMPKVHIKFTGGEDNITLEGPTEDVHVAQEQIEAMVKELVSWSY from the exons ATGAGCTCGGTGGCACTTTTGACCCAGGAGAGCTTTGCCGAACACCGCAGTGGCTTGACgcagcagcaggtgaaag TAACAGCTTTAAactctgaagaagagaaggatccTCCCACCTACGAGGAAGCCTTCCCTGCGCTCCCTGAGAAAGCACCATGTTTGGAAGCTGCCCGGGAACCTGCTGGGCCCTGGAGCAAAATCCGGCCAATAAAGGCTTCTGTCATCACTCAG GTGTTCCATGTGccactggaggagaggaaataCAAGGGCATGAATCAGTTTGGAGAAGGCGAGCAGGCCAAGATCTGCCTTGACATCATGCGGAAGACGGGAGCTCACCTGGAGCTGTCTCTCGCAAAGGACCAGGGCCTTTCGATCGTGGTCTCTGGCAAGGCGGAAGCAGTCACGAAGGCTCGGAAGCAGATTGTCGCTCGACTGCAGACTCAG GCTTCAGCGACAGTTGCCATCCCCAAGGAGCACCACCGTTTTGTCATTGGAAAGAAGGGTGAGAGGCTGCAGGACCTGAAGCTCAAAACTGCAACCAAAATGCAGGTCCCCCGCCCAGATGACCCCAGCAACCAGATCAAGATCAGCGGCACTAAAGAAGGGATTGAGAAGGCCCGGCACGAGATCCTGCTTATCTCCGCTGAGCAG GATAAGCGTGCCGTGGAGCGGCTGGACGTGGAGAAAGTGTACCACCCTTTCATTGCTGGCCCTTACAACAAGCTGGTGAGGGAGCTCATGCAGGACACAGGGACGCGCATCAACATTCCTCCACCCAGTGTCAACAAGACCGAGATAGTCTTCACCGGAGAAAAGGAGCAACTAGCCCAGGCTGTGGCTCGCGTTAAGAAGATCTATGAGGAGAAG aaaaagaagactaCTACTATTGCAGTGGAGGTGAAGAAGTCCCAGCACAAGTATGTCATCGGCCCCAAGGGGAATTCCCTGCAGGAGATCTTGGAGAAGACTGGAGTCTCTGTCGAGATCCCACCCACTGACAGTAGCTCGGAGACGCTGATACTGCGAGGCGAGCCTGAAAAACTTGGGCAAGCATTGGCTGAAGTCTATGCAAAG gcCAACAGTTTTACCGTCTCCTCGGTCTCTGCCCCCTCTTGGCTTCATCGTTTCATTAttggaaagaaaggacagaaccTGGCCAAAATAACTCAGCAGATGCCAAAG GTTCACATCAAATTCACTGGAGGagaggataacatcactttggaaggacctacagaagatgtgcatgtggctcaggaacagattgAAGCCATGgtcaaggaactggtgagctggagttactag